In Archangium violaceum, the following are encoded in one genomic region:
- a CDS encoding chitinase, protein MKRSIRSAAFLAAIQLFGTACGGQDTLPLELEEGTLTAAACSEWAEGNTYTAGQAVTYQGAAYTALVTHTAYVGTNWNPRDTPSLWSPGGNCGTPAFTVSLSASPTTLTAAGSIGLTAQLSGGTGTKVEFYRGSTLLGTDTNGADGWKASDAFSASTQNGTYSYTAKAYTSTTNATSSAVSVTVNIGGQPPPSSIPKHALIGYWQNFDNGAKTLRIRDVPAAYDVIIVAFAEQTAIPGQVTFAVDPGLSNALGGYSKADFIADVRAKQAAGKKVVLSIGGERGNVTINSSATVTAFVDSFYALMNEYGFDGLDIDLEHGIDAANLSTASRQLANKVGSRFVLTMAPQTLDVQTGGRYMPLINNTKDIITIVHTQYYNSGAMLGRDGKVYSQGTVDFITAQADLLLATLRADQVALGVPATAQGAGSGYVSPSVVNAALSCLALGTNCGSYKPVAKYEAIRGVMDWSISWDGTSNWAFSNAVEPHLNSLP, encoded by the coding sequence ATGAAACGTTCGATTCGCTCCGCCGCCTTCCTCGCGGCCATCCAGCTGTTTGGCACTGCTTGCGGTGGGCAGGACACGCTTCCTCTGGAGCTGGAGGAAGGGACCCTGACCGCCGCCGCCTGCTCCGAGTGGGCGGAAGGCAATACCTACACGGCCGGGCAGGCCGTCACCTATCAGGGCGCGGCGTACACGGCGCTGGTCACCCACACCGCCTATGTCGGTACCAACTGGAACCCCAGGGACACCCCGTCCCTGTGGTCGCCCGGGGGCAACTGCGGCACGCCCGCGTTCACCGTGAGCCTGTCGGCGAGCCCGACCACGCTCACCGCGGCGGGCAGCATCGGCCTGACGGCGCAGCTGAGCGGCGGCACGGGCACGAAGGTGGAGTTCTACCGGGGCAGCACGCTGCTGGGCACGGACACCAACGGCGCGGATGGCTGGAAGGCCTCGGACGCGTTCAGCGCGTCGACGCAGAACGGCACCTACAGCTACACGGCCAAGGCGTACACCTCCACCACCAACGCGACCAGCTCGGCGGTGAGCGTGACGGTCAACATCGGCGGGCAGCCGCCGCCCAGCAGCATTCCGAAGCACGCGCTCATCGGCTACTGGCAGAACTTCGACAACGGCGCCAAGACGCTGCGCATCCGCGACGTGCCGGCCGCCTACGACGTCATCATCGTGGCCTTCGCCGAGCAGACCGCCATCCCCGGCCAGGTCACCTTCGCCGTGGATCCGGGCCTCTCCAACGCCCTGGGCGGCTACTCCAAGGCGGACTTCATCGCCGACGTCCGCGCCAAGCAGGCCGCGGGCAAGAAGGTCGTCCTCTCCATCGGCGGCGAGCGTGGCAACGTCACCATCAACAGCTCGGCGACCGTCACCGCCTTCGTCGACAGCTTCTACGCGCTGATGAACGAGTACGGCTTCGACGGGCTCGACATCGACCTGGAGCACGGCATCGACGCCGCCAACCTGAGCACCGCCTCGCGGCAGCTCGCCAATAAGGTCGGCTCGCGCTTCGTGCTTACCATGGCCCCCCAGACGCTCGATGTGCAGACGGGCGGCCGGTACATGCCGCTCATCAACAACACCAAGGACATCATCACCATCGTCCACACCCAGTACTACAACTCGGGCGCCATGCTGGGCCGCGATGGCAAGGTGTACAGCCAGGGCACGGTGGACTTCATCACCGCGCAGGCGGACCTGCTCCTGGCCACCCTGCGCGCCGACCAGGTCGCGCTCGGCGTGCCGGCCACCGCGCAGGGCGCTGGCAGCGGCTACGTGAGCCCCTCGGTGGTCAACGCGGCCCTGAGCTGCCTGGCCCTGGGCACCAACTGCGGCAGCTACAAGCCCGTGGCGAAGTACGAGGCCATCCGCGGCGTGATGGACTGGTCCATCAGCTGGGACGGCACCAGCAACTGGGCCTTCTCCAACGCCGTGGAGCCGCACCTGAACTCGCTGCCCTGA
- a CDS encoding glycoside hydrolase family 3 protein, whose amino-acid sequence MVEHQRKHVLLTAALVCLSFGSTGCGKDEVTPPPTPCQQKDDIHAADWVPCRLKDMTLEEKVGQLFMTYAYGEQAADPNASMIASNQKDHGVDNAEQLISRYHLGGIIYFTWSNNLNNPRQISALSRGLQQVAMRQAPGIPLLIATDQEHGVVTRVGEPVTQFPGSMALGATRRLQDAHEAARITGRELRALGINQNFGPVADVNSNPLNPVIGVRSFGVDPALVSGFVQTQIRGMQAGGIAASAKHFPGHGDTDVDSHFGLPIISRSTQQLDAVDLPPFVAAIDAGVDAIMSAHIVVPSLDASGLPATLSRPILTDLLRGQLGYTGVVVSDSLAMAGARPFGDESDARVPVEALKAGVDLLLMPPKIDVAYNAVLAAVRGGELSQERLDEAVGRILALKQKRGLLAEPLVDEAALAQVGAASHLDAAESITARSITLLRNDARVLPLKAPVSKVLVTGWGVATTAALGEELSKRWVSAQVLQTGIAPAQSAIDQAVAAAEQVDVVVVLTSRAWENPSQLQLVSALRSTQKPVVVVSVREPYDVGYLGDAPTVVATYGYRPVSMRALAKVLLGVINPTGLLPVNIPEAGKPSSSLYPIGYGLSYPIP is encoded by the coding sequence ATGGTGGAGCATCAGCGGAAGCACGTGCTGCTGACGGCGGCACTCGTCTGTCTGTCATTCGGAAGCACGGGTTGTGGCAAGGATGAAGTCACCCCGCCCCCCACGCCCTGCCAGCAGAAGGACGACATCCATGCGGCGGACTGGGTGCCCTGCCGGCTGAAGGACATGACCCTCGAGGAGAAGGTGGGTCAGCTCTTCATGACGTACGCCTACGGAGAGCAGGCCGCGGATCCGAACGCGAGCATGATCGCGTCCAACCAGAAGGACCACGGGGTGGACAACGCCGAGCAGCTCATCTCGCGCTACCACCTGGGCGGCATCATCTACTTCACCTGGTCCAACAACCTGAACAACCCCCGGCAGATCTCCGCGCTCTCCAGGGGGCTCCAGCAGGTGGCGATGCGCCAGGCGCCGGGCATTCCGCTGCTCATCGCCACGGACCAGGAGCACGGCGTGGTGACGCGCGTGGGTGAGCCGGTCACCCAGTTCCCGGGCAGCATGGCGCTCGGAGCGACCCGCCGCCTCCAGGACGCCCACGAGGCCGCGCGCATCACCGGGCGCGAGCTGCGCGCCCTGGGCATCAACCAGAACTTCGGTCCGGTCGCGGACGTCAACAGCAACCCGCTCAACCCCGTCATCGGCGTGCGCTCCTTCGGGGTGGACCCCGCGCTGGTGTCCGGCTTCGTCCAGACGCAGATCCGCGGCATGCAGGCCGGGGGCATCGCCGCCTCCGCCAAGCACTTCCCCGGTCATGGGGACACCGATGTCGACAGCCACTTCGGGCTGCCCATCATCTCCCGCAGCACGCAGCAGCTCGACGCGGTGGACCTGCCGCCGTTCGTGGCGGCCATCGACGCGGGGGTGGATGCCATCATGAGCGCCCACATCGTGGTGCCCTCGTTGGATGCCTCGGGGCTGCCCGCGACGCTGAGCCGGCCCATCCTGACGGACCTGCTGCGCGGCCAGCTGGGCTACACGGGCGTGGTGGTCAGCGATTCGCTCGCCATGGCGGGCGCGCGGCCCTTCGGTGACGAGAGCGACGCGCGCGTGCCGGTGGAGGCCCTCAAGGCCGGCGTGGACCTGCTCCTCATGCCGCCGAAGATCGACGTGGCCTACAACGCCGTGCTGGCGGCGGTGCGCGGGGGCGAGCTCAGTCAGGAGCGGCTGGACGAGGCCGTGGGCCGCATCCTCGCCCTCAAGCAGAAGCGCGGTCTGCTGGCCGAGCCCCTGGTCGATGAGGCGGCTCTGGCGCAGGTGGGAGCCGCCAGCCACCTGGACGCGGCCGAGTCCATCACGGCCCGCTCCATCACCCTGCTGCGCAACGACGCGCGGGTGCTGCCGCTGAAGGCGCCGGTGAGCAAGGTGCTGGTCACCGGCTGGGGCGTGGCGACCACCGCGGCGCTGGGGGAGGAGTTGTCGAAGCGGTGGGTCTCCGCGCAGGTGCTGCAGACGGGCATCGCCCCGGCCCAGTCGGCCATCGACCAGGCGGTGGCGGCGGCCGAGCAGGTGGATGTCGTCGTGGTGTTGACCTCGCGGGCCTGGGAGAACCCGTCCCAGTTGCAGCTGGTCAGCGCGCTGCGCTCCACGCAGAAGCCGGTGGTGGTCGTCTCGGTGCGCGAGCCCTACGACGTGGGCTACCTGGGAGACGCGCCCACCGTCGTGGCCACCTATGGCTACCGTCCCGTCTCCATGCGGGCGCTCGCCAAGGTTCTGCTGGGGGTGATCAACCCCACCGGCCTGCTGCCCGTGAACATCCCGGAGGCGGGCAAGCCCTCCTCGAGCCTCTACCCCATCGGGTACGGGTTGAGCTACCCCATCCCCTGA
- a CDS encoding ketopantoate reductase family protein — protein sequence MNPAQTAPRVLVVGCGGIGGVLLSRMVEAGQRVAAVARREEIASVLRTRGPVLRDEKGERTVRGDLEVFVQPPREGAYDFILLATPPNGVEAAARDTAHLLAPDGAMVVLQNGLCEELVAQVVGETRVLGAIVAWGASSPETGVYERTSSGGFMLGALSGEQDPRLPRLAEVLGAVSQVAFTGNLRGARWSKLAINCAISTLGTVGGSRVGPLLRHRFVRRLAMEVFTEVFQVARAEGVKVEKVASTVDLEWLTLGESERHASGSPSLLLKHAMLLAIGARYRRLRSSMLAAIERGREPPVDFLNGEVVRRGKAHGIPVPVNERLLEAVHAMARRELAPGVETLRRIHEQTRPQGR from the coding sequence ATGAACCCTGCACAGACAGCGCCCCGGGTCCTCGTCGTCGGCTGTGGTGGAATCGGCGGCGTGCTCCTCTCGCGCATGGTGGAGGCGGGCCAGCGGGTGGCCGCGGTGGCGCGGCGCGAGGAGATCGCCAGCGTGCTGCGGACGCGCGGCCCGGTGCTGCGTGACGAGAAGGGCGAGCGCACCGTCCGAGGCGACCTGGAGGTCTTCGTCCAGCCGCCCCGGGAAGGCGCCTACGACTTCATCCTGCTCGCCACGCCACCGAATGGGGTGGAGGCGGCGGCCCGGGACACGGCGCACCTGCTCGCGCCGGACGGAGCCATGGTGGTGCTGCAGAACGGGCTCTGTGAGGAGCTGGTGGCCCAGGTGGTGGGCGAGACGCGAGTGCTCGGCGCCATCGTGGCCTGGGGCGCGTCGTCACCGGAGACGGGCGTCTACGAACGGACCTCCTCGGGGGGGTTCATGCTCGGCGCGCTCTCCGGCGAGCAGGACCCGAGGCTGCCGCGGCTGGCCGAGGTGCTGGGCGCGGTGAGCCAGGTGGCCTTCACGGGGAACCTGCGCGGAGCGCGCTGGAGCAAGCTGGCCATCAACTGCGCCATCTCCACGCTGGGCACGGTGGGAGGAAGCCGCGTGGGGCCGCTCCTGCGGCACCGCTTCGTCCGACGGCTCGCGATGGAGGTCTTCACCGAGGTGTTCCAGGTGGCCCGGGCGGAGGGCGTGAAGGTGGAGAAGGTGGCCTCCACGGTGGACCTTGAGTGGCTCACGCTGGGCGAGTCGGAGCGGCACGCATCGGGCTCCCCTTCCCTGCTCCTCAAGCACGCGATGCTGCTGGCCATCGGCGCGCGCTACCGCCGGCTCCGCTCGTCCATGCTGGCGGCCATCGAGCGGGGACGCGAGCCGCCGGTGGACTTCCTGAATGGCGAGGTGGTCCGGCGCGGGAAGGCGCATGGCATCCCGGTGCCGGTGAACGAGCGCTTGCTGGAAGCGGTCCACGCCATGGCCCGGCGCGAGCTGGCGCCCGGCGTGGAGACGCTCCGCCGCATCCACGAGCAGACCCGACCCCAGGGCCGCTGA
- a CDS encoding M4 family metallopeptidase yields MQIPTQFQKPSLPPTTAPSLSRAPEAKLQTPSARATDRATSGFEARSSFAPASKSPVALTDTPAPTSKGALPLNSPQAQAAIQKTLDFVQRGQPGAASRGLVPTTDASKTLSPRAVERDALGMTHVRMDRVHEGVKVFGEQVIGHLDREGKVAGLTGNVSSIPAGLGKTEPKLSAKEALAVAQKDFAGRTDREPSVQRAIYQAKDGSYHSAFHVELTNTSKLQGSERPRRMNYLVDANSGELLEKFNQIGGIELPHKGGAQAASAKSATPAPASGKVSTPDTEPTSKADDTTLYSGKVDLSTTKNKDGTYSLEDSTRGKGVVTYDAQNKEEASNPVKITDKNNVWGESADPTRNRSAVDAHYGAEMTYDFLKNVLGRDSLDGKGEKLVSNVHIGTDFVNAYWDGKQMNYGDGDGKDAGPLTTLDIAGHEIAHGLTERTAGLIYSGESGGLNEAMSDIIGTGVEWYASQKNKAVEFDWKMGEDAWTPANGDGDALRYMDDPTKDGYSIDNYKNFPKQTEVHGSSGIANNAFYLLVNGGTNRTSGQQVKEGLGMEKGLQVYYRALEHYMTPKTTFAQARQATVQAATDLFGANSAELQKVKDSWSAVGVN; encoded by the coding sequence ATGCAGATCCCCACGCAGTTCCAGAAGCCCTCCCTGCCCCCCACCACCGCGCCGTCCCTCTCCCGCGCCCCCGAGGCGAAGCTCCAGACGCCCTCGGCGAGGGCCACGGACCGCGCCACCTCCGGCTTCGAGGCGCGCTCGAGCTTCGCTCCGGCCAGCAAGTCCCCGGTGGCGCTCACGGACACCCCCGCTCCCACGAGCAAGGGCGCCCTGCCCCTGAACAGCCCGCAGGCCCAGGCCGCCATCCAGAAGACGCTCGACTTCGTCCAGCGGGGGCAGCCGGGTGCGGCGAGCCGGGGCCTGGTGCCCACCACGGATGCCTCCAAGACCCTGTCGCCCCGCGCCGTCGAGCGTGACGCGTTGGGTATGACGCATGTGCGCATGGATCGCGTGCACGAGGGCGTGAAGGTCTTCGGCGAGCAGGTCATCGGCCACCTCGACCGCGAGGGCAAGGTGGCGGGCCTCACCGGCAATGTCTCCTCCATCCCGGCCGGGCTGGGCAAGACGGAGCCGAAGCTGTCGGCCAAGGAGGCCCTGGCGGTGGCCCAGAAGGACTTCGCGGGCCGGACGGACCGGGAGCCCTCGGTGCAGCGCGCCATCTACCAGGCGAAGGATGGCAGCTACCACTCGGCCTTCCACGTGGAGCTCACCAACACCTCGAAGCTCCAGGGGAGCGAGCGCCCGCGGCGGATGAACTACCTGGTCGACGCCAACTCGGGCGAGCTGCTCGAGAAGTTCAACCAGATCGGCGGCATCGAGCTACCCCACAAGGGGGGCGCCCAGGCCGCGTCCGCGAAGAGCGCCACGCCGGCCCCGGCGTCGGGCAAGGTCTCCACGCCGGACACCGAGCCCACGAGCAAGGCGGATGACACCACGCTCTACAGCGGCAAGGTGGACCTCTCCACCACGAAGAACAAGGACGGCACCTACAGCCTGGAGGACAGCACGCGCGGCAAGGGCGTGGTGACGTACGACGCGCAGAACAAGGAGGAGGCCAGCAACCCGGTGAAGATCACCGACAAGAACAACGTGTGGGGCGAGTCGGCGGACCCCACGCGCAACCGCTCCGCGGTGGACGCGCACTACGGCGCGGAGATGACGTACGACTTCCTCAAGAACGTGCTGGGCCGCGACTCGCTGGATGGCAAGGGCGAGAAGCTCGTGTCCAACGTGCACATCGGCACCGACTTCGTGAACGCGTACTGGGACGGCAAGCAGATGAACTACGGCGATGGAGACGGGAAGGACGCGGGCCCGCTCACCACGCTGGACATCGCCGGCCATGAAATCGCCCACGGCCTGACCGAGCGCACCGCCGGCCTCATCTACAGCGGCGAGTCCGGGGGCCTCAACGAGGCGATGAGCGACATCATCGGCACGGGCGTGGAGTGGTACGCCAGCCAGAAGAACAAGGCGGTGGAGTTCGACTGGAAGATGGGCGAGGACGCGTGGACGCCGGCCAATGGCGACGGGGACGCGCTGCGCTACATGGATGACCCGACGAAGGACGGCTACTCCATCGACAACTACAAGAACTTCCCGAAGCAGACGGAGGTGCACGGCTCGAGCGGCATCGCCAACAACGCCTTCTATCTGCTGGTCAACGGCGGCACCAACCGCACCTCGGGCCAGCAGGTGAAGGAGGGCCTCGGGATGGAGAAGGGCCTCCAGGTCTACTACCGGGCCCTGGAGCACTACATGACGCCGAAGACCACCTTCGCCCAGGCGCGTCAGGCGACCGTCCAGGCCGCGACGGACCTCTTCGGGGCCAACTCCGCGGAGCTGCAGAAGGTGAAGGACAGCTGGAGCGCGGTGGGCGTGAACTGA
- a CDS encoding PEGA domain-containing protein — protein sequence MNGAMQPGSRPEETGAVQAGSPRSSVGPVGKPPRPTASAGELVAAVLKLASALCGLAAAGLFVLPLLRGEVSSTPRLITLSPTSASSSSEPTPASKPGGDEPAASEGEPPPETEKPTREERTAFKGALLSLESQPSGANVRVNGVDQGDTPVTVGLDCVPGRTLVVEFTLRGFQKATHRTPCPRDSLVTVTARLRKGSGKSSNNRK from the coding sequence GTGAACGGCGCGATGCAGCCGGGCTCTCGGCCCGAGGAGACTGGCGCGGTCCAGGCGGGCTCGCCGCGGTCTTCCGTCGGTCCGGTGGGGAAGCCCCCCAGGCCGACGGCCTCGGCGGGGGAGCTGGTGGCCGCGGTGCTGAAGCTGGCCTCCGCGCTCTGCGGGCTGGCCGCGGCCGGGTTGTTCGTCCTCCCGTTGCTGAGGGGGGAGGTGTCCTCCACGCCTCGCCTCATCACCCTCTCGCCCACCTCCGCCTCTTCGAGCTCCGAGCCCACTCCTGCCTCGAAGCCGGGCGGGGACGAGCCCGCCGCCTCCGAGGGGGAGCCACCCCCGGAGACGGAGAAGCCGACCCGGGAGGAGCGCACCGCCTTCAAGGGGGCCCTCCTGTCGCTCGAGTCGCAACCTTCCGGTGCCAACGTCCGGGTGAATGGCGTGGACCAGGGCGACACCCCCGTGACGGTGGGGCTCGACTGCGTGCCGGGCAGGACGCTCGTCGTCGAGTTCACCCTGCGGGGCTTCCAGAAGGCGACGCACCGCACCCCGTGCCCTCGGGACTCGCTGGTCACTGTCACGGCGCGGCTGCGCAAGGGCTCCGGTAAGTCCTCCAACAATAGGAAGTGA